One Hordeum vulgare subsp. vulgare chromosome 4H, MorexV3_pseudomolecules_assembly, whole genome shotgun sequence DNA window includes the following coding sequences:
- the LOC123449144 gene encoding V-type proton ATPase subunit a3-like, producing the protein MARSGGGCCPSMDLMRSEAMQLLQVIIPTESAHLAVSHLGDLGLIQFKDLNADKSPFQRTYAAQIKRCAEMSRKLRFFKEQMSKAGIQVPPMQSTETPLDFDDMEVKLGELEAELTEVNANDEKLQRAHNELLEYSTVLQKAGEFFYSAQRSAAAQHRQMEANQSGETSLESPLLEQDMLTDASKQVKLGSLSGLVPKEKAMAFERILFRSTRGNILLRQESVDEPVTDPQSGEKVSKNTFVVFYSGERAKAKILKICDAFRANRYPFPEDLAKQTHTVQEVAGKISELKATIDMGLAHRDSILKTIASEFEHWNHLAKKEKSIYHTLNMLSVDVTKKCLVGEGWSPVFATNQVQDALQRATLESKSQVGSIFQVLNTKESPPTYFQTNKFTSAFQEIVDAYGVAKYQEANPGVYTIITFPFLFAVMFGDWGHGICILLATLYLIIREKKFASQKLGDIMEMMFGGRYIIMMMSIFSIYTGLIYNEFFSVPFELFAKSAYACRDSSCSDSTTEGLIKVRDTYPFGVDPVWHGSRSELPFLNSLKMKMSILLGVSQMNLGIFMSYFNAKFFRNSVNVWYQFVPQLIFLNSLFGYLSMLIIIKWCTGSKADLYHVMIYMFLSPTDEMGENQLFPGQKTVQQVLLLLALVSVPWMLIPKPFFLKWEHERRHQGHQYAMLEGADESVIAELGDHNEEPNHHEEFEFSEIFVHQLIHTIEFVLGAVSNTASYLRLWALSLAHSELSTVFYDKVLILTLGYNNILILAIGVVVFICATVGVLLVMETLSAFLHALRLHWVEFQNKFYEGDGYKFAPFSFALISEDEE; encoded by the exons ATGGCGCGCAGCGGAGGGGGCTGCTGCCCCTCGATGGATCTGATGCGGTCGGAGGCGATGCAGCTCCTGCAGGTCATTATCCCCACCGAGTCCGCGCACCTCGCCGTCTCCCACCTCGGCGATCTGGGCCTCATCCAGTTCAAAGAC CTCAACGCAGACAAAAGCCCGTTTCAACGCACCTACGCTGCACAG ATCAAAAGGTGTGCTGAAATGTCCCGCAAGTTGAGATTTTTTAAGGAACAGATGTCGAAAGCTGGAATACAAGTTCCTCCCATGCAATCAACCGAAACTCCTCTAGATTTTGATGACATGGAG GTAAAGCTTGGAGAGCTGGAAGCTGAACTAACTGAAGTAAATGCAAACGATGAAAAATTACAGCGAGCCCACAACGAGCTACTGGAGTACAGTACTGTTCTTCAAAAG GCTGGTGAGTTTTTCTATTCAGCTCAAAGAAGCGCTGCAGCACAACACAGGCAAATGGAAGCAAATCAGTCTGGTGAGACTTCCCTGGAGAGTCCTCTGTTGGAGCAG GATATGTTAACAGATGCATCGAAACAAGTGAAACTTGGCTCTTTGAGTGGTCTTGTGCCAAAGGAAAAGGCCATGGCTTTTGAACGTATCTTATTCCGTTCTACAAGGGGCAACATTTTGCTTAGACAAGAGTCTGTTGATGAACCTGTCACTGATCCGCAATCCGGAGAAAAG GTGTCCAAAAATACATTTGTCGTATTCTACTCTGGGGAGAGGGCAAAGGCCAAAATTCTGAAGATATGTGATGCTTTTCGTGCAAACCGTTACCCTTTTCCTGAAGACCTTGCTAAACAAACACATACTGTTCAGGAG GTAGCTGGAAAGATATCAGAGTTAAAGGCAACGATTGACATGGGATTAGCTCATCGTGACAGTATACTCAAAACTATTGCATCAGAGTTTGAGCATTGGAACCATCTG GCAAAGAAGGAAAAATCAATTTACCACACTCTGAACATGTTGAGCGTTGATGTGACGAAGAAATGCTTAGTTGGTGAGGGCTGGAGTCCAGTTTTCGCAACTAATCAG GTTCAGGATGCACTTCAGCGTGCTACTCTTGAGAGCAAGTCCCAAGTTGGCTCGATTTTTCAGGTTCTTAACACAAAAGAGTCTCCTCCAACATATTTCCAGACAAACAAATTTACCTCAGCATTCCAGGAAATTGTCGACGCATATGG GGTAGCCAAGTATCAAGAAGCGAATCCTGGTGTATACACTATTATCACTTTTCCTTTCTTATTCGCTGTCATGTTTGGAGATTGGGGTCATGGAATCTGCATATTACTTGCAACACTCTATCTGATAATCCGAGAGAAGAAATTCGCTTCACAG AAACTTGGAGACATAATGGAGATGATGTTTGGAGGCCGCTACATAATTATGATGATGTCAATTTTCTCAATCTACACAGGATTAATATACAATGAATTTTTCTCTGTTCCATTTGAACTTTTTGCTAAATCAGCCTATGCATGCCGCGATTCTTCTTGTAG TGATTCTACTACTGAAGGATTAATCAAGGTAAGGGATACTTACCCGTTTGGCGTGGACCCTGTGTGGCATGGTAGTCGTAGTGAGCTGCCATTTCTTAACTCACTGAAGATGAAAATGTCAATTCTTCTTGGAGTGTCACAAATGAACCTTGGAATTTTTATGAGTTACTTCAATGCGAAATTCTTCAGGAACAGTGTTAATGTCTG GTACCAGTTTGTTCCCCAGCTGATCTTCTTGAACAGCTTGTTTGGCTACCTATCCATGCTTATCATCATTAAGTGGTGCACAGGGTCAAAAGCAGATCTGTACCATGTTATGATATATATGTTCCTTAGCCCCACAGATGAGATGGGAGAGAACCAGTTATTTCCTGGCCAGAAAACTGTACAG caagttttgcttctgcttgctcTCGTATCTGTTCCCTGGATGCTGATTCCaaagccatttttcttgaaatggGAACACGAGCGA aggcatcaaggacatcagtaCGCCATGCTTGAGGGTGCAGATGAATCAGTTATAGCAGAGTTGGGGGACCATAATGAAGAACCGAACCACCATGAGGAGTTCGAGTTCAGTGAAATATTTGTTCACCAGCTGATCCATACAATTGAGTTTGTTCTTGGTGCAGTTTCAAATACCGCTTCATACCTTCGCCTCTGGGCTCTCAG TCTTGCACACTCGGAGTTGTCCACTGTGTTCTATGATAAAGTTCTCATTTTGACGCTGGG GTACAACAACATTTTAATCCTTGCTATTGGTGTCGTTGTCTTCATCTGCGCTACTGTCGGTGTGTTGCTTGTTATGGAGACCCTAAGTGCATTCCTTCATGCCTTGAGGCTCCACTGGGTGGAGTTCCAGAACAAGTTCTATGAGGGTGATGGTTACAAGTTCGCACCATTCTCGTTTGCGCTAATCAGTGAGGACGAAGAGTGA